The Thermoplasmata archaeon genome includes a window with the following:
- a CDS encoding Hsp70 family protein, producing MTEYSIGIDLGTTYSCLAYIDEDGDPVVEKNFEQEDTTPSVILFNENGEIIVGSPAKDMSVMYPPERVITSIKRQMGTDYTVNIDGETYNPIMLSAVILRKMINDFNENHGCEVKKAVITCPAYFGQNERDATKTAGTIAGLEDVTVINEPTAAAISFGFGNADGGKKRVLVYDLGGGTFDVTILEIDGTSFTAVATDGERFLGGKDWDAVISNIIKQKISEETGIDKDALDENEDVKQALVNDSETIKKRLSTAESTKGTLTVDGQKVVFTVTREDFETASKGLIQTTIEIIDRVLESKNYTMADIDEVVLVGGSSRMPQVKNSIAEKYPAAKINIYDPDQSVAKGAAIFSKSNMVMPDATNTAAAGEAAAVEGAINVHNVLSKTFGIKAVYEDGSEMISNIIFRNEVLPIEAVKTYYPVDDGQNTIMVEIYEDAAFNDDLGKKTEIIEGSPVGNFMMELPMDVTKNTPITVKFTATNEGILIASVDCMEQHSDYQIENEMTMSADEINKSMGLMDKVTNAN from the coding sequence ATGACAGAGTATAGCATCGGTATTGACCTCGGTACGACCTACTCGTGCCTTGCATACATTGATGAGGATGGGGACCCGGTAGTTGAGAAGAACTTCGAGCAGGAAGACACAACACCTTCAGTCATCCTCTTCAACGAGAACGGAGAGATCATCGTAGGATCCCCTGCGAAGGACATGTCCGTCATGTACCCCCCAGAGAGGGTCATCACATCGATCAAGAGACAGATGGGAACTGACTACACCGTCAACATCGACGGCGAGACATACAACCCCATCATGCTCTCCGCAGTGATCCTCAGGAAGATGATCAACGACTTCAACGAGAACCACGGATGCGAGGTCAAGAAGGCCGTCATCACCTGTCCCGCATACTTCGGACAGAACGAGAGGGATGCCACAAAGACCGCAGGAACCATCGCGGGACTCGAGGACGTTACAGTCATCAACGAACCCACCGCAGCAGCCATCTCCTTCGGATTCGGTAACGCTGACGGAGGAAAGAAGAGAGTGCTCGTATACGACCTTGGAGGAGGAACATTTGATGTGACCATCCTCGAGATCGACGGCACATCGTTTACTGCAGTCGCCACCGACGGAGAGAGGTTCCTCGGAGGAAAGGACTGGGATGCAGTCATCTCCAACATCATCAAGCAGAAGATCTCCGAGGAGACCGGAATCGACAAGGACGCTCTCGACGAGAACGAGGATGTCAAGCAGGCCCTGGTCAACGACTCAGAGACCATCAAGAAGAGGCTTTCCACCGCGGAATCCACCAAGGGAACCCTGACAGTCGATGGCCAGAAGGTCGTCTTCACCGTCACCAGGGAGGACTTCGAGACTGCTTCCAAGGGACTCATCCAGACCACCATCGAGATCATCGACCGTGTCCTCGAGTCCAAGAACTACACCATGGCAGACATCGATGAGGTCGTCCTCGTTGGAGGATCATCCAGGATGCCCCAGGTAAAGAACAGCATTGCGGAGAAATACCCTGCAGCGAAGATCAACATCTATGACCCTGACCAGTCCGTTGCTAAGGGAGCAGCCATCTTCTCCAAGTCCAACATGGTCATGCCCGATGCCACCAACACTGCAGCGGCAGGAGAGGCGGCGGCCGTCGAGGGAGCCATCAACGTCCACAACGTCCTGTCCAAGACCTTCGGAATCAAGGCAGTCTACGAGGACGGATCCGAGATGATCTCCAACATCATCTTCAGGAACGAGGTCCTGCCCATCGAAGCAGTCAAGACCTACTACCCCGTCGATGACGGTCAGAACACCATCATGGTCGAGATCTATGAGGACGCAGCTTTCAACGACGACCTCGGAAAGAAGACCGAGATCATCGAGGGATCGCCTGTCGGAAACTTTATGATGGAGCTTCCCATGGACGTTACCAAGAACACTCCGATCACCGTCAAGTTCACAGCGACCAACGAGGGTATCCTCATCGCATCCGTGGACTGCATGGAGCAGCACTCCGATTACCAGATCGAGAATGAGATGACCATGTCCGCTGACGAGATCAACAAGTCCATGGGACTCATGGACAAGGTCACCAACGCAAACTGA
- a CDS encoding universal stress protein, whose amino-acid sequence MSILIAYDGKADTEAALDYATKLSVGLNEPLYILTVATKEQMDPEDIDPTIQEYMQAAQQKAMQGGLCDVHTIIEVGRPDDVILEVAERFQCDAIVVGRPDRSRLDRMVMGSVSQKLVENSECPVVIVPTPDEEE is encoded by the coding sequence ATGTCTATCCTGATAGCGTATGATGGCAAGGCTGACACGGAGGCAGCTTTGGATTACGCCACAAAATTATCCGTAGGACTCAACGAACCGCTATACATTCTCACCGTCGCTACCAAGGAGCAGATGGATCCCGAGGATATCGATCCAACGATTCAGGAGTATATGCAGGCCGCACAGCAGAAGGCCATGCAGGGCGGGTTATGCGATGTGCATACCATCATTGAGGTCGGAAGGCCCGACGATGTCATCCTAGAGGTTGCTGAGAGGTTCCAATGCGATGCCATCGTTGTGGGAAGGCCCGATAGATCCCGTTTGGACAGGATGGTCATGGGAAGTGTTTCTCAGAAGCTGGTGGAGAATTCCGAATGTCCAGTGGTCATCGTTCCCACTCCCGATGAAGAGGAATAA